In Girardinichthys multiradiatus isolate DD_20200921_A chromosome 10, DD_fGirMul_XY1, whole genome shotgun sequence, the sequence ACAAGCTTTCTAAATTCAAATATAAATATTCTAAAGTGAAATATAAGAGTTAAACTGTATGTGGCAAGTGATTATACAGTATATGTTATATATGTGTTTACTAccccttttgtttttcatgttgtcCTCTGGGTATAATTTAGTGAGGATTTGTTTCGATgcatgttttgaaataaaaaaaaaagtctaaggGGACTTTTTATACTGGTCAACATCCCTGTGCAGAAGCTGGAGAACTGAAagccaacaaaaaaacaatagtaaTGAGTACAAACTGTGTGTTGGTGTGATGACACTGTGAGGGGCACTGGTGGGGGGATTCCTACCGGGTCCAGTTACAACAGTTGTGTCCCTAACATATTACAGCTTCTCCTGTAGTTACATACAGTACCTTGAAAATCTGTTCATTCCCCTTaaaactttttcagattttgtcccAACCATAAACATCAGCGTATTTTACTGAGCTTGTATGTGGTAGACCAAAACAATGAAGTGCATAATTGtatagtggaaggaaaattatttagGTTTCCCAaacctttacaaaataaaagtcttatTTATATTGAGacccagcttccctgtccctgctaatgAAAAccatccccaaagcatgatactgccatcaccatgtATCAACATggtaatggtgtgttcagggagaTTTCTATTTATAAATACTGAAAATCATGTACCCCTTTTCCTCCTACTTCTCAATTATGTGCTATTTTGGCTTGGTCTATCGCATTAAATCGAGCCAATTTTAGTGAAGTGGTGCAACATTTCGTCAAGGCTCACCAATTTTACAGTCTCTGTAGTATTTCTCTATGGGGTAGTCCTTAGTAAAGCCCACTCCCCCCATCCACTCGATGCATTTCGATGTAGTTAGAGTGGCAACCTggttaaaattaaaacacaaacacttaaaGATACTTGGCTCAAGCTGATGTTATCaagtttcataaaaaaaattcttGCTAAAGATAGAGGCATATctcagagaaaataaataacagaagaggaattttacacaaaaaacacaaacagggacaAAATCAGTGAAAACATCCTTTAGAAATTGTTTCAATATCCTAATAGGAATGGTGAAAATACAGAAACAGCTTCCCTTTTTAAACAATTGAAAAGCGAACCTCGGAAGATAAATATTTGGCCATGCAGGCCTCTTTAATGAAAGGTCTGCCGGCTTCCTTCAGACGGGCAGCGTTGTACGTCAGCAGACGCGCCGCTTCGATCTGTGTCGCTACATGAGCTATTTGATGCTGCATGCCCTGGGGTACAAAGCAGTAACAGCTGTCAAACAATACACTGCCCTCAAAAGTGAATGTGCATGTACAGAAGAGGGGACTCGTCTTTAAGATCCTACATACCTGAAAGTCAAAGATCCGCTTTCCAAACTGCACCCTCTGTCTGGTGTAAGGAATAGTATGGTCAAAGCAACCCTGAGCCAGTCCAACCATCTGCAAGCCATGGAGGCAAAGGTAGCACATCCCTAAGTTAAATTcagtacattttattaaaaaacattaaccCAAATAGGTGTTGCTGTATACCTGTGCTGCAATTCCAATCCTGCCTTCGTTCAACATTCCAATAGCATACTTGTATCCATGGCCGACCTCTCCTAAAATATTCTTCTCTGGTACCTACAACAAACGATGGAAATTAGTAAACACTCGGTTTACATCAGCCCAGTGCAGCTCAGAGTGTTCGGTTCCACCTTGACATTGTCAAAGTTAAGGGGGCAGGTTGAAGAAGCGCGCAGGCCAAGCTTGTTCTCCTTTTTGCAAATCTCAAGCCCCTGAGTGTCCCGGTCCACGATGAAGCAGGTAATCCCTTTGTATccctgcaaaacaaaaaacaaaaaaccttaaaCTGATGTACATTCCACCACAGAAAGAAACATCGACGGCATTCTGCTATGTTACTAGTTTTAAGAAATTCTTACAACCCCAAATTAGGGAATGCCATCACTGAAAATGCAACTTAGCAGCTTTAGTGTGTCTCACAGCAGAAGAATCCACGTTGGCCATCACCAAGAAAACTCCTGCATTCTCCGCGTTACTGATCCACATCTTGGATCCATTGATTATGTAATAGTCCTTGTGTTTTTCAGCTCGTGTCTTCAGAGAAAAAGCGTCGCTCCCAGATTCTGCTTCAGAGAGGCAGAAGCTTCCAATCTGTCATAAAtcacaagatgcaaaacataaTAGTAACTGTAGGTGCATTATCATAAATATAACAGTGCAATCTTTCCCTTCAGTTgcagtgaaagaaaatgttttcttgctGCAATTTTCATAGAAATATGAGCACCTAATGCAGTGAAACCCAAACAGTGATAGTTATTCAGTAGAAACTGATACAACTGTTTTGTATAAagagatatacaggggttggacaaagaaactgaaacgcctgtcattttagtgtgggaggtttcatggctaaattggaccagcctggtagccagtcttcattgattgcacattgcaccagtaagagcagagtgtgaaggtgcaaggagcgcaaatcttgggctgtggacaatgtgaaacatgtattgttctctgatgagtccacctttactgttttctccacatccgggagagttacggtgtggagaagccccaaagaagcgtaccacccagactgttgcatgcccagagtgaagcatgggggtggatcagtgatggtttgggctgccatatcatggcattaccttggcccaatacttgtgctagatgggcgcgtcactgccaaggactaccgaaccattcttgaggaccatgtgcatccaatggttcaaacattgtatcctgaaggcggtgccgtggatcaggatgacaatgcaccaatacacacagcaagactggtgaaagattggtttgatgaacatgaaagtgaagttgaacatctcccatggcctgcacagtcaccagatctaaatattattgagtcactttggggtgttttggaggagcgagtcaggaaacgttttcttccaccagtatcacgtagtgacctggccactatcctgcaagaagaatggcttaaaatccctctgaccactgtgcaggacttgtatatgtcattcccaagacgaattgacgctgtattggccgcaaaaggaggccctacaccatactaataaattattgtggtctaaaaccaggtgtttcagtttcattgtccaacccctgtatatattttatttatttaacttgaTTATTGATACAGTGCAATGTAAATGACCTAACGCACTATTTGCCTGTTCCATCTGTTGAAGGGAAATTAGctcaaatgtttttcacttttgaTGCCCTTACTTTAGATATAGGAGAGCTTGTTTATCATAATTCACTGTTAGGATAACTAATGCCTCACCATATCAGTTGACAGTCGGTTGAGGTACTTCTCTTTCTGAGCCGGGGTTCCGAGTTTCACAAACAGAGTGTTAATGAGTGTGTTTTGGATGTCACAGAGCACAGCCACAGAGGCATCCACCTTCGCTAGCTCTTCAATCAccaggatggaggagaagaacGATGAGCCAGTGCCACCATATTCTGGGTCAATTTCCAACCCCATAAGCTGGAGAGTaaaaggaagtaaaaaaaattttgaCAGTAACTTCAATTAGAggatatttaataataattacaattggTATTCTAAAGTCTTGGTTCACAGAAAGCTTCAAAAGCATCTCAGTGATCTTATTATCACAAGATATCAGTCAACAGAAAGATACAGAATAAATCCCAGAGCAATAGATATGACAATAAAGGACCCACCAAAATGTCTGACAAGTAGTCTACTTGGTTGTATAGTACCTGCAGCAACAATCTACTGCACTCTTCATATGTCTGGACATATGGCAAGACAGAAGCATTTTTTAGAAACCAAAACATCCAAGTCTGGCTAAATTTTGCAGAAACACATTTGAGGTTTCCCAAAAGCAGGTGGAAAAATGTCTTCTGGTTTGATGAAACCGATGTAGAATTTTGTTTAACATagttaaaaaattatattaGGTTCAAAATGTCCACTGCACGTCACCAGAGAAGTCATGCCACTCACTGTGAAGCAcaatggtggtagcatcatgtttttctttaactggAGCTGAGGCCTTGGTCAATGTGGAGATAATTAGTATAGACTTTTTATATCTGCTGCACTTTCAACAGGCTGACATTTAtctataaaaattattttttactgttcttatgtaatatttaaattttctgagacattgaattttgagttttccttATCTGTCagtcataattatcaaaatttaGAAATAAATGCAGGGAATGCATGACCCTGAGTGAAATACAACTATACTGTATAtgagtttcacattttgaaCAAAATTTCTGAAtcaacttttcaatgatattttaATTGATTACGATGCACCTGAACATACCCCTTGTTCAAACAGGGATTTGATGACTTCTTCATCCATGGTAGAATTTTCATCCATCGTTGGCACAAACGGGGCAATGCGCTCTTGAGCATATTTCCTTACTgttaaacagcaacaaaaagctTCAGTTAATGAGAAGGTTTTGTCTGCAGCTGTCTGCAGCAGGACGAACACAGCTTTGTAACTCACCTGCGTCCCTCATCATGCTCTCCTCCTCTGAATATGTCTGAAGGGGAGGGAAGGACACCACTCCACCTGCCTGGTTTGAAGCCACAGCTGAGGCAGAGGTGGTCCTGCTCCTCAATCCACACTGACATGCCCCCCATGATGGTCGAGAAATCTGTGTGAGGGCCTGACAGGCAACCGGAGAGAAAACAATGTATGCACATCGAGGTATCCATTTATAACATCCATTATTTAACAATAAAGTTGCAAACAGACATTTGTTTATGCCTTCAAGCAAGTTAGATAGTGCTTTAGCAAATGTTAGCATCTACTGGGTAATAAGCTAGCTAGGttacaaaaatagaaaattttgGACAAAATCAGtgaaaaatacattgttttcgTTATTTAGGCCTGTTACATGAGATAAACTGACATCATTATATAGTATCACCTTTGAGAAAAGCCTGACCCACGGGGCAGCCATGGTTTGTTATGAAACTGCGACAAGAGGGCTGGTGACGCATTCAAGGAAACTTGAAAACTCTCCTTTTCACTCAAAAATGACGGCTCTTTGTTAAGATGTCTGGTTACGGGTTTTATTCCGACTATACCATGCGATAATACATCTatctaaaagtattttttaaattttgcgcTGATATAAGCGTTCTGAGGCTTTTGAGAATTTTGCATCAACCTAATTGATTGTCTTTTATCTGATGACAAACGAAGGTAACATTTCCGCCATATTTGTTGCCCCGTGGAAACCGTACGTCAGCTTCTGCCATATCAGGAGTGGCAAGTTCAcccttaaaaataacacaactaTGCCTAGAAACAGGGTGACATTAAAAGGTACTGTAAAATAACTGAGACTGATCGCTTTATATGCAATTATTCCTGCAATAGTGTATTAAACCTAACGTAATATGCCcccagaaaacacacacacacacacacacacacacacatatatatatatatcatttaACATCTAAAAGTACTAAAAGcaattaatttcattttccaCAGATTTTTAATTGAGGTTATGTCTGGAATTTGACCAGGCCATTCTAAttcataataaaacataatacatAACTAATACATTTGTTATTTACTTTTCGAGTaaatatatactgtatgtacAGTAAGcgtgtttgtatttgtttatatatttattttctctttttggcACCATGCAACACTCTAAATGTCAGTGTACTATCTAcaataattataaatatattCAAATGCAAATAAGACAGTAGGCCTACCGTCCATGGATAAACAACGTATTCTGATCTGACTTTTGAAAATAAGTAACTTAATGTATTTTTAGTCACAATTAAGTCGTAATTAATAATATTGATaccaataaagtattttaaaaactattattaaCAGCGCTATTATCGACACTGCTTGTTAGGAATAACGCATGACTAAAGATATTGGAAATCATCTAATTACTGGGGATTTTAATGAATAATTGTTGTAACTTTATGTATATGTATTCAGGGCGTAGTAAATAGTTTATACCAGAAATGTAGATTTTAAAGAAcgttttattttaacacaatAAATTGTTATGCCACTCACAATATGGCGGCGACATTGACGTAAGACACttctatagaaataaaaaacatgagcTTCATTTCCTTGTGCGGACTGAGCTTCAAGTCGAAACGTGAAATGGGAACCCAGATGAAGATGGTTTAAACCTGAGTTTAATAGAATGTCTTCAGAGAGATGAAGAAATAGCAATGGCATGTTAGCAATGATGCTAACAGATAACTACTGGAGAGAAGATCAGCTGCGACACGACTCTCTCTAGACATCTTTTGATGTTCTTTCAGGTTCAgcagagagaacaaaacatggaGGAGATAAAGACTGAGCCTGTGGATTTCGTGAAAGAGTTTCAAGAATACCTAACCCAGCAAACTCAACATGTCAACATGATCTCGGGctctgtttgtgttgaaaaggAGACAACGGAGCACTTTCAAGCCGGTGGGAAGGAGTACAATGCAAAATAGTGAAAATATGTGTCAGATTATTCAAATAGTGAAgtcatatatgtatatatgtgtgtttgtAGTTGCCCCCAGATGTGAGCAGAATGTCCTGCACCCTCCTTCTGTGGAGGTGAGCCTGCCTGTGGAGGATGGATCAGATATACAAGTGGAGGGTCTGGAGAGAACCTGCGATGGGAAATACAAGTGTAGCTACTGCAACTATGCTAACAAGGGCATGGCTCGTTTAATAGAGCACATCCGCATCCACACAGGTCAGAGCTCCTATTACATTTTAACACTGTAGGTGATTATAATAAACTGCTCACAAACAGTTCAGGCATATTTTATTGGCATCTTTGGTAAAGGTGTGTTTAAAAACATCTAATATATTTAGgggaaaaacctttaatttgaattaatgccagtggaaaaacaacagaaaatatgaacCATTTCCTGTGTTGATTtggctaaatgttttaaacctaTTTTTGCCTGACTGAAATTGCCCCTTAGATTTCTACCTAAAGCGTGTCACCCTAACAAGGTTCCCAAGGCCTTTGGAAGAATAGGCCCACAGCCTCACAGATCCCCCACCATACTTCACCATAGCCATGCAGTGCTTTCCTATCTATTAATCACATCTGGATTGGTGTCGAAAAGCTAGTAGGATGGAAAagggttgtttttttccaggcaAGCCACCAAAACAACTAGTTGGTTTGTGGATACTATCCAAATATTGTTATTATTTGGACTTGATGACGCTAATATGCCACTTTGGAGATATGTCATCTTCTTTCCTGTCGTCCTCACTAGGGGTGGTAAGATAgttcaatgtgttttaataaCTGACCTGGCTGTATGTATGTAAATTTAgatgagttgtttttttcttgtagccatGTTCTCACTTTTGAACATAAGCATTCACCTGCCTTACTTGTATGGGATGTTGTCTTGTCTCCAACTTCGAAGAGTCGCTAAAGGAAAGGTCTCTGTACCATGTCATATTTTACCCCAGTAGTACACTCTCATCAACTTAAAAAATGAAAGCATgcatcataatttatttcaTGGCGATCGTTAGGGATAccaataattaattatttacaatTAACAGATTAGACATGATGGTATTGCAATGAAACTTTAATTACATTCCTTTTACAAATTTTTACCAGGgttgccagtaaattctgctgcCGGTTTCttacatcatttatttttttaataaggcATCTCTACATATTATTTAcatataagatttttttttccatagaaTATATTTATCAGTTATGCCTTATTACCTGTGTTGGGTAATAACATTTGGAAATATCCCTTTATACAGGCGAAAAACCGCACCGCTGCCAGCTGTGCCCATTTGCTTCTGCATACGAGCGCCACTTGGAAGCACACATGCGCTcccacacaggagagaagccaTACAAGTGTGACCTCTGCGCCTTCCGATGCAGCGACCGCAGCAACCTATCACACCACCGCCGCCGCCGCCACAAGCTCCTGCCCACCAGGGCGGTCCGTTCATCTTTCTCCAACAAAAGGATGCTGAGCGCTTTGCAAAAGAGGACAGGGTCGCTGGGCTTCGGCCGCCGGCTTCTGATCAACCTTAACCCTCCGTCAGTTGTCATGCCCAGGTCTGACTATTTTAACGAATTTTCACACAAAATCCACCAGTTGAACAGCAGCGAATACAAAACCCCTCCTAAGGTAGACAAGAACGAGAGCCAAAACAGAAGTGAAAATGGTTTTAGAAACTCACTGGATCAGCTTTCCACTTATGCAGGTCAGTTGACCAACCCTCACCCTGAGTCTCAAAGTCCTGTGTCCCCAGACAGGCAGTCCTTAGAAGATGAGAAACCGATCCTTGTGGGACAGGTTGCAGTGTGCTCCAACGGCGTGCAAACATCTCCACCCAAAGAGGAGTCTTCCACCTCAGGTCACAAAAGCTGCAGTCCTGGGTCTGGCTGTGGCATGGAGACAAACATCAACACTTTCAGTGGAAGTGTTAGCAACAGCCAGGCGAGCACACCAGCTCCTGCTGCAAATGCTCCAAATGAAGAAGACCAAAACTTCTTACACAGATGCCAGCATTGTGATATTCACTTTTCTGATAACATAATATATACCATTCACATGGGCTGCCATGGCTATGAACATCCATTCCAGTGCAACATCTGTGGTCATATGTGCATGGACAAATACAATTTTGCATGCCATTTTGCCCGTGGACAACATAAGTGATATAAGTACTCAGGCATctaaattggaaaaaaataacgATTTCTTCCTGAACTATTTATCCCTTGAGCTTAtgatttgtcacattaaaaccacaaacctcaatgcatttctttttttatgagataaaccaacacaatgtggtgcatcagtctgaagtggAAGGCAAATAGTACATTGTTTAAACCCCGTTTTATTTGATACAACTAAACAAACtgcagtgcaaccaattaccttcagtGGATAGACAGCACTGTTGATTCTGTTAGccgaaaatggaaagagtacggCACAACTGTCCACCTACACTGACAGGCCaagtagctctggaggagctgcaggcaTATACAGCTCAGGTTGAAATGACAACGATTATAATGCAAAACACACCTATCcaatagtgaaacatggtggtggtagatAATGCTAtggggaggcttttcttcagcaggaacagagaaaattggtgatagttgatgggaagatggattaaGCTAAATAGCTGGCAATTTGTTAGAGGGCGCAGATGACTTGAATCTGCagcagaggtttaccttccagcaagacaatgaccctaaacatacagtcagagctaaaaGGTTTACATCAGAGCATAtttatgtattagaatggcctagtcaactTCCAGACATAActtcaattgagaatctgtggaaagactgATGTTGACAGATGTTTtcaatccagtctgactgagcttgagctgttttgcaaagattggtttaaaaataaaaaaagtcagttagcagatgtgcaaagctggcagagcCCAAATGTAAAGGACCTGCAGCTATAAGTGCAGCAACAGATGGTTCTCAGTGTAAAGACTCAGGGGGAGGGTGAatgaaaatgtcacatttttcagattaattattttaaaaagtcaaaaaacatgttatttttcttccacttcacatttatggattgttgtgttgatctgtcacataaaaaaaactaacttcAATACTTTGAAGTTTGCAGTTGCAGTGTCAAAAGGTCCAAGGAGTATGGATAGATAAGCAAGGCACTGCAGGGTGTTAAAGCAAAGCAAAACTTGTTCATCCAACTCTGAAAGTTTCTGGTCTGTGCATATTATGTTAGCAATAAGCATACAGGGTCATTATAAAGCACATGGTACTCATTTGTGGTCCTGGTTTAAAGACTCAGGATCTGTAACGTTACATTACTCAGGAGACTTTTCAAAGGACCTGTCGgctttcacagtaaaacctaGAAGTGAGCTCTTTTAAGCACTAAGAAATACACTGTCTGGCCAAAAAGCAGCCACCACCAAAAAAGGTCacactaatattttgttggactgcctttagctttgattacggcatgcattcactgtggcattgtttcgataagcttctgcaatgtcacaagatttatttccacccagtgttgcattaatttttcaccaagatcttacattgatgatggtagagtctgaccgctgcacaaagccttctccagcacatcccaaataTTCttaatggggttaaggtctggactctgtggtggccaatccatgtgagagaatgatgtctcatgctccctgaatcactctttcacaattcgagcccgatgaatcctggcattgtcatcttggaatatgcccgtgccatcagggaagaataactccattgatggaataacctggtcattcattGTATTCAGGTAgacagctgacctcattctttgaacacatactgttgctgaacccagacctgaccaactgcagcaactccagatcatagcactgcccccgcaggcttgtacagtaggcactaagcatgatgggtgcatcacttcacctgcctctcttcttaccatgatgcacccatcactctggaacagggtaaatctggactcatcagaccatgactttcttccattgctccagagtccaatctttatgctccctagcaaattgaagcctttttttccggTTAGCCGCACTGATtaggaaatgctcttactttcactattaaacatagcccagagttcttctgttctttttgtttgatttcaccaaacatttaagtgaTCACCAATCACAATCATCAAAGACGATgtgtccccactatccttccaatTTTTAATAAAGCGTTGGACagttaacccaattttggtagtttcttcaatctccttagatgttttctctgcttgatgcatgccaatgatttgacccttctgaaacagactgagatcttttccacaaccacaggatgtgtctttcgatatggttgtttaagaaatgagaagcaactcatcgCACCAATTGggattaaataacttgttgccagctgaaacataatcaccCATGCAGTGATTGTCCAATGGGAGGcttgtacctatttgcttagttgaATCCAGGAGGGGACTTTTTCTTGGCCTGGCAGTGTAACAGCCTGGCTTTTTCAGATACCAACAGTATATGAA encodes:
- the acadsb gene encoding short/branched chain specific acyl-CoA dehydrogenase, mitochondrial; translation: MAAPWVRLFSKALTQISRPSWGACQCGLRSRTTSASAVASNQAGGVVSFPPLQTYSEEESMMRDAVRKYAQERIAPFVPTMDENSTMDEEVIKSLFEQGLMGLEIDPEYGGTGSSFFSSILVIEELAKVDASVAVLCDIQNTLINTLFVKLGTPAQKEKYLNRLSTDMIGSFCLSEAESGSDAFSLKTRAEKHKDYYIINGSKMWISNAENAGVFLVMANVDSSAGYKGITCFIVDRDTQGLEICKKENKLGLRASSTCPLNFDNVKVPEKNILGEVGHGYKYAIGMLNEGRIGIAAQMVGLAQGCFDHTIPYTRQRVQFGKRIFDFQGMQHQIAHVATQIEAARLLTYNAARLKEAGRPFIKEACMAKYLSSEVATLTTSKCIEWMGGVGFTKDYPIEKYYRDCKIGTIYEGTTNVQLSTIAKFIDKEYDH
- the LOC124875257 gene encoding zinc finger protein Pegasus-like, translating into MFFQVQQREQNMEEIKTEPVDFVKEFQEYLTQQTQHVNMISGSVCVEKETTEHFQAVAPRCEQNVLHPPSVEVSLPVEDGSDIQVEGLERTCDGKYKCSYCNYANKGMARLIEHIRIHTGEKPHRCQLCPFASAYERHLEAHMRSHTGEKPYKCDLCAFRCSDRSNLSHHRRRRHKLLPTRAVRSSFSNKRMLSALQKRTGSLGFGRRLLINLNPPSVVMPRSDYFNEFSHKIHQLNSSEYKTPPKVDKNESQNRSENGFRNSLDQLSTYAGQLTNPHPESQSPVSPDRQSLEDEKPILVGQVAVCSNGVQTSPPKEESSTSGHKSCSPGSGCGMETNINTFSGSVSNSQASTPAPAANAPNEEDQNFLHRCQHCDIHFSDNIIYTIHMGCHGYEHPFQCNICGHMCMDKYNFACHFARGQHK